A section of the Oryzias latipes chromosome 10, ASM223467v1 genome encodes:
- the st3gal5 gene encoding lactosylceramide alpha-2,3-sialyltransferase isoform X1 codes for MKGTGSLRARWIQVSVDGSQNSTGSRVNETSMPLLRQLRQRLFLLVGLALACLVMASLVLIGNEPSKPVEWHHVSAEQKQQVHKYVHKVLEGECRLRGSRQSLLSLLPASSRAMQPFLWRDKVLPDNLFQYPPPFGFRGLEGKVEDLLDQLPAESESQSEESGERCRRCVVVGNGGILKGLELGPLIDRFDTIIRLNSGPLGEFVADVGNRTSFRMSYPEGTPIRWVDRDPHTLFVAVVYKSVDLSWISAMVNKLAVSLWDWLFFWQKVPKEIPLDPHRFRLLNPLVIKETALDLLKYPTPRPLLWGWDQNVPTLGVSALNLASLLCDEVSLAGFGYNLPHQNVPLHYYDHQPIGVMQKQTMHNVDTETRLLQSLVKGHTITDLTGGIYCSFCSS; via the exons GCAACGGCTGTTCCTTTTGGTCGGTTTAGCCCTGGCTTGTCTAGTGATGGCATCTCTGGTGCTAATTGGCAACGAACCGAGTAAACCTGTGGAGTGGCACCATGTCAGTGCTGAGCAGAAACAG CAAGTGCACAAGTACGTGCACAAAGTCCTGGAGGGAGAATGTCGCCTCAGAGGCTCCAGGCAGAGTCTGCTGTCTTTACTTCCTGCCTCCAGTCGAGCGATGCAGCCCTTCCTGTGGAGAGATAAGGTGTTACCCGACAACCTCTTCCAGTACCCTCCCCCGTTTGGCTTCAGAGGGCTGGAAGGCAAAGTGGAAGACCTTCTAGACcag CTGCCGGCTGAGTCCGAATCCCAGTCAGAGGAGTCGGGGGAAAGATGTCGCCGTTGCGTGGTCGTGGGAAACGGCGGCATTCTTAAAGGCCTGGAGCTCGGCCCTCTAATTGATCGTTTTGATACAATTATCAG GTTGAACAGTGGACCTCTGGGTGAGTTTGTCGCCGACGTTGGAAATCGAACCAGCTTCAGGATGAGTTACCCTGAAGGCACCCCCATCCGCTGGGTCGATAGGGACCCACATACTCTGTTCGTAGCAGTGGTGTATAAAAGTGTTGACCTCAGCTGGATTTCTGCCATGGTCAACAAGCTCGCCGTG TCTCTGTGGGACTGGTTGTTCTTCTGGCAGAAGGTTCCAAAGGAAATCCCTCTTGATCCTCACAGGTTCCGACTGCTGAACCCGCTCGTCATTAAAGAGACGGCATTGGATCTCCTGAAATATCCAACCCCAAGACCTCTGCTGTGGGGCTGGGACCAG AATGTGCCCACTCTGGGAGTATCAGCTCTGAATTTGGCCAGCTTGCTTTGTGACGAGGTCAGCTTGGCGGGTTTTGGCTACAACCTGCCCCATCAGAATGTCCCACTCCACTACTACGACCACCAGCCCATAGGTGTCATGCAAAAGCAAACGATGCATAATGTGGACACAGAGACTCGGCTTCTGCAGAGCCTGGTCAAAGGGCACACTATCACTGACCTGACGGGAGGAATCTACTGCAGCTTCTGTTCCAGCTGA
- the st3gal5 gene encoding lactosylceramide alpha-2,3-sialyltransferase isoform X2 gives MPLLRQLRQRLFLLVGLALACLVMASLVLIGNEPSKPVEWHHVSAEQKQQVHKYVHKVLEGECRLRGSRQSLLSLLPASSRAMQPFLWRDKVLPDNLFQYPPPFGFRGLEGKVEDLLDQLPAESESQSEESGERCRRCVVVGNGGILKGLELGPLIDRFDTIIRLNSGPLGEFVADVGNRTSFRMSYPEGTPIRWVDRDPHTLFVAVVYKSVDLSWISAMVNKLAVSLWDWLFFWQKVPKEIPLDPHRFRLLNPLVIKETALDLLKYPTPRPLLWGWDQNVPTLGVSALNLASLLCDEVSLAGFGYNLPHQNVPLHYYDHQPIGVMQKQTMHNVDTETRLLQSLVKGHTITDLTGGIYCSFCSS, from the exons GCAACGGCTGTTCCTTTTGGTCGGTTTAGCCCTGGCTTGTCTAGTGATGGCATCTCTGGTGCTAATTGGCAACGAACCGAGTAAACCTGTGGAGTGGCACCATGTCAGTGCTGAGCAGAAACAG CAAGTGCACAAGTACGTGCACAAAGTCCTGGAGGGAGAATGTCGCCTCAGAGGCTCCAGGCAGAGTCTGCTGTCTTTACTTCCTGCCTCCAGTCGAGCGATGCAGCCCTTCCTGTGGAGAGATAAGGTGTTACCCGACAACCTCTTCCAGTACCCTCCCCCGTTTGGCTTCAGAGGGCTGGAAGGCAAAGTGGAAGACCTTCTAGACcag CTGCCGGCTGAGTCCGAATCCCAGTCAGAGGAGTCGGGGGAAAGATGTCGCCGTTGCGTGGTCGTGGGAAACGGCGGCATTCTTAAAGGCCTGGAGCTCGGCCCTCTAATTGATCGTTTTGATACAATTATCAG GTTGAACAGTGGACCTCTGGGTGAGTTTGTCGCCGACGTTGGAAATCGAACCAGCTTCAGGATGAGTTACCCTGAAGGCACCCCCATCCGCTGGGTCGATAGGGACCCACATACTCTGTTCGTAGCAGTGGTGTATAAAAGTGTTGACCTCAGCTGGATTTCTGCCATGGTCAACAAGCTCGCCGTG TCTCTGTGGGACTGGTTGTTCTTCTGGCAGAAGGTTCCAAAGGAAATCCCTCTTGATCCTCACAGGTTCCGACTGCTGAACCCGCTCGTCATTAAAGAGACGGCATTGGATCTCCTGAAATATCCAACCCCAAGACCTCTGCTGTGGGGCTGGGACCAG AATGTGCCCACTCTGGGAGTATCAGCTCTGAATTTGGCCAGCTTGCTTTGTGACGAGGTCAGCTTGGCGGGTTTTGGCTACAACCTGCCCCATCAGAATGTCCCACTCCACTACTACGACCACCAGCCCATAGGTGTCATGCAAAAGCAAACGATGCATAATGTGGACACAGAGACTCGGCTTCTGCAGAGCCTGGTCAAAGGGCACACTATCACTGACCTGACGGGAGGAATCTACTGCAGCTTCTGTTCCAGCTGA